In Pseudomonas alcaliphila JAB1, a single window of DNA contains:
- a CDS encoding DUF3617 domain-containing protein — MRPIFRFALPLALCLSPVMASALDLQPGVWEVSSHNMQVGGQAMPGMEEMLAQMQNLPPEQRQMMESMMAEQGIKLGAGGVQMCLTAEQIKAQEIPLHDPDSGCSNEILERSATLWKFRFNCPDAQGEGETRFVSDKEFTTQVKGTYNGQPSSMESRARWVGADCGALKR, encoded by the coding sequence ATGCGCCCTATCTTTCGTTTCGCCCTCCCGCTCGCTCTCTGTCTGTCGCCCGTCATGGCCAGCGCCCTGGATCTCCAGCCCGGCGTCTGGGAGGTCAGCTCGCACAACATGCAGGTGGGCGGTCAGGCCATGCCCGGCATGGAGGAAATGCTGGCGCAGATGCAGAACCTGCCGCCCGAACAGCGGCAGATGATGGAGAGCATGATGGCCGAGCAGGGCATCAAGCTCGGTGCCGGTGGCGTGCAGATGTGCCTCACCGCCGAGCAGATCAAGGCTCAGGAAATCCCCCTGCACGATCCCGACTCCGGCTGCAGCAACGAGATTCTCGAACGCAGCGCGACGCTGTGGAAATTCCGCTTCAACTGCCCGGATGCTCAGGGCGAAGGGGAGACGCGTTTCGTCAGTGACAAGGAATTCACCACCCAGGTCAAAGGCACTTACAACGGCCAGCCGAGCAGCATGGAAAGTCGAGCCCGTTGGGTAGGGGCGGATTGCGGGGCGCTGAAACGCTGA
- a CDS encoding DUF1850 domain-containing protein, with product MIGLCLGLAGAVWAELPTPAFTLAWTHTIEKVRWEEDYRVTAEGLVLGEARVKGSGAGMEIPDGAELRNGSWHYQRQLPPLQPLRVGRTPEAGDYQLCFNQRCRPMSDWLGPPQASQPALELWSCELSSPAAEAG from the coding sequence GTGATCGGCCTGTGCCTGGGGTTGGCCGGCGCGGTATGGGCAGAGTTGCCCACGCCGGCCTTCACCCTGGCCTGGACCCACACCATCGAGAAGGTGCGCTGGGAAGAGGATTACCGTGTCACCGCCGAGGGCCTGGTCCTCGGCGAGGCGCGGGTCAAGGGTTCCGGCGCCGGAATGGAAATTCCCGACGGCGCCGAACTGCGCAATGGCAGCTGGCACTACCAGCGTCAGCTACCGCCTTTGCAACCCCTGCGAGTCGGGCGTACGCCTGAAGCCGGGGATTACCAACTGTGTTTCAACCAGCGTTGTCGCCCGATGAGCGACTGGCTCGGCCCGCCACAAGCGAGCCAGCCGGCGTTGGAACTCTGGAGCTGTGAGCTGAGCTCCCCTGCGGCTGAAGCGGGCTAG
- a CDS encoding TRAP transporter permease, with translation MSDHPGLTGNPSQWPKAVFYVAILFSVYQIIGAAFHPFSSQVLRAGHVGFVLLMVYLCFPLRGQGRPWAPVAWALGLAGLSTAIYQWYFEAELIQRSGDLTTFDMVIGITLMVLVFEAARRVMGLALPIICGCFLAYGLFGEHLPGDLAHRGYDFDQIINQLSFGTEGFYGTPTYVSGTYIFLFILFGAFLEQAGMIKLFTDFAMGMFGHKTGGPAKVSVVTSALMGTITGSGVANVVTTGQFTIPLMKRFGYKGTFAAAVEASASMGSQIMPPIMGAVAFIMAETINVPYVEIAKAALIPALLWFGSIFWTVHLEAQRLKLTGLPKEECPDPFAAIKERWYLLIPLGVLVYLLFAGFTPMFSGTVGLALTAIVILGTAIVMRASNLWLKIAFWIALGLLSSGFLKYGIGVVFGVIGMLVAGCFYVKGGRETLRACVWALADGARHAVPVAVACILVGVIIGVVSLTGIATTFAGYIMAIGEENLFLSLVLTMLTCLVLGMGIPTIPNYIITSAIAAPALLELGVPLIVSHMFVFYFGLMADLTPPVALACFAAGSIAKENGLKISLWSVRIAACGFVVPFMAVYDPALLMQGDDWGAILYMLIKSVFAVGLWGMAVVGYFSAPLRAWERLLIFAAGASLVIPASVFSYDLLGLYSVTTDEIGFLVAAVVIALHVLRARRQLALAAA, from the coding sequence ATGAGCGATCATCCAGGTCTGACCGGTAATCCCAGTCAGTGGCCCAAGGCCGTGTTCTACGTCGCGATCCTGTTTTCGGTCTATCAGATCATCGGGGCTGCTTTCCATCCGTTCTCCAGTCAGGTGCTGCGCGCCGGGCACGTGGGTTTCGTGCTGCTGATGGTGTACCTGTGCTTCCCGTTGCGCGGCCAGGGCCGGCCGTGGGCTCCGGTGGCCTGGGCGTTGGGCCTGGCGGGTCTGAGCACGGCCATCTACCAGTGGTACTTCGAGGCGGAGCTGATCCAGCGCTCGGGTGACCTCACCACCTTCGACATGGTGATTGGCATCACCTTGATGGTGCTGGTATTCGAAGCGGCGCGACGGGTCATGGGCCTGGCGTTGCCGATCATCTGCGGTTGCTTCCTGGCCTACGGCCTGTTCGGCGAGCATCTGCCGGGTGATCTGGCACATCGGGGTTATGACTTCGATCAGATCATCAACCAGCTGTCCTTCGGTACTGAAGGCTTCTATGGCACGCCGACTTATGTGTCGGGTACCTACATTTTCCTGTTCATCCTGTTTGGCGCCTTCCTCGAGCAGGCCGGGATGATCAAGCTGTTCACCGATTTCGCCATGGGCATGTTCGGCCACAAGACCGGCGGTCCGGCCAAGGTGTCGGTAGTGACGTCGGCGCTGATGGGCACTATCACCGGTTCGGGCGTGGCTAACGTGGTCACCACCGGCCAGTTCACCATCCCGCTGATGAAGCGCTTCGGCTACAAGGGCACCTTTGCGGCGGCGGTGGAAGCCTCTGCCAGCATGGGCAGCCAGATCATGCCGCCGATCATGGGCGCCGTGGCGTTCATCATGGCCGAGACGATCAACGTGCCGTATGTCGAGATCGCCAAGGCCGCGCTGATTCCGGCTCTGCTGTGGTTCGGCTCGATCTTCTGGACCGTACACCTCGAGGCCCAGCGCCTGAAGCTGACCGGCCTGCCGAAAGAGGAATGCCCGGATCCGTTCGCGGCGATCAAGGAACGCTGGTACCTGCTGATCCCGCTGGGTGTGCTGGTGTACCTGCTGTTCGCCGGCTTCACCCCGATGTTCTCCGGCACTGTGGGCCTGGCTCTGACCGCCATCGTGATCCTGGGCACTGCGATCGTCATGCGCGCCAGCAACCTGTGGCTGAAGATCGCCTTCTGGATCGCCCTGGGTTTGCTCAGCTCCGGCTTCCTCAAGTACGGCATCGGTGTGGTGTTCGGTGTGATCGGCATGCTGGTTGCCGGCTGTTTCTACGTCAAGGGTGGTCGTGAAACCCTGCGTGCCTGCGTCTGGGCCCTGGCTGACGGCGCGCGCCACGCGGTACCGGTAGCCGTCGCGTGCATCCTGGTGGGCGTGATCATCGGCGTGGTGTCGCTGACAGGCATCGCCACCACCTTTGCCGGTTACATCATGGCCATCGGCGAGGAAAACCTGTTCCTGTCGCTGGTGCTGACCATGCTCACCTGCCTGGTGCTGGGCATGGGTATCCCAACCATCCCCAACTACATCATCACCAGCGCCATCGCTGCGCCGGCGCTGCTGGAGCTGGGTGTGCCGCTGATCGTGTCGCACATGTTCGTCTTCTACTTCGGCCTGATGGCCGATCTGACGCCGCCGGTGGCGCTGGCCTGTTTCGCCGCCGGTTCGATCGCCAAGGAGAACGGCCTGAAGATCAGCCTGTGGTCAGTGCGTATCGCCGCGTGCGGCTTCGTCGTACCGTTCATGGCGGTGTACGACCCGGCGCTGCTGATGCAGGGCGACGACTGGGGCGCAATCCTCTACATGCTGATCAAGTCGGTGTTTGCCGTCGGGTTGTGGGGCATGGCTGTGGTGGGCTACTTCTCGGCGCCGCTGCGTGCCTGGGAGCGCCTGCTGATCTTCGCCGCGGGTGCCTCGCTGGTGATTCCTGCATCGGTGTTCAGCTACGACCTGCTGGGTCTTTACAGCGTGACCACCGATGAAATTGGCTTCCTGGTCGCGGCGGTAGTCATCGCCCTGCACGTGCTGCGCGCCCGTCGCCAACTGGCACTGGCGGCAGCGTGA
- a CDS encoding TAXI family TRAP transporter solute-binding subunit: MRLTKKISLFAAAAAITASTAVLAAPTFINVLTGGTSGVYYPIGVALSQLYSNGIEGSKTSVQATKASVENLNLLQSGRGEIAFALGDSVEDAWNGVEDAGFKAPLTSIRAIAATYPNYIQIVASKESGIKTLEDLKGKRISVGAPKSGTELNARAIFKAAGLSYEDMGRVEFMPYAESVELIKNRQLDATLQSSGLGMAAIRDLASMVPITFVAIPEDVVKKIDSQAYQPKVIPAGTYDGQDQDVPTAAIVNLLVSHEKVSDDVAYQMTKLLFDNLGRLSTAHSAAADIKLETATESLSIPLHPGAERFYKEAGVLK; encoded by the coding sequence ATGCGACTGACCAAGAAAATCAGCCTGTTCGCCGCTGCCGCGGCCATCACTGCCAGCACCGCAGTGCTCGCTGCCCCGACTTTCATCAACGTGCTCACTGGCGGTACCAGCGGTGTGTACTACCCGATTGGCGTGGCCCTTTCGCAGCTCTACAGCAACGGCATCGAGGGCTCCAAGACCTCGGTCCAGGCGACCAAGGCGTCGGTGGAAAACCTCAACCTGCTGCAGTCCGGCCGTGGCGAGATCGCCTTTGCCCTGGGCGACTCGGTGGAAGATGCCTGGAACGGTGTCGAAGACGCCGGCTTCAAGGCGCCGCTGACGAGCATTCGCGCCATCGCCGCTACCTACCCGAACTACATCCAGATCGTTGCCAGCAAGGAATCCGGGATCAAGACCCTGGAAGACCTGAAGGGCAAGCGCATCTCCGTGGGCGCGCCGAAGTCGGGCACCGAGCTGAACGCTCGCGCGATCTTCAAGGCCGCCGGCCTGAGCTACGAAGACATGGGCCGTGTGGAATTTATGCCGTACGCCGAGTCGGTCGAGCTGATCAAGAACCGCCAGCTGGACGCCACCCTGCAGTCGTCCGGCCTGGGCATGGCCGCCATTCGTGACCTCGCGTCCATGGTACCGATCACCTTCGTCGCCATCCCCGAAGATGTGGTGAAGAAGATCGATAGCCAGGCCTACCAACCCAAAGTGATCCCGGCCGGCACCTACGATGGTCAGGATCAGGACGTGCCGACCGCGGCTATCGTCAACCTGCTGGTCAGCCATGAGAAGGTTTCCGATGACGTGGCTTATCAGATGACCAAGCTGCTGTTCGATAACCTCGGTCGCCTCTCGACTGCCCACTCTGCAGCTGCCGACATCAAGCTGGAGACGGCTACCGAGTCGCTGTCGATCCCGCTGCACCCGGGCGCTGAGCGCTTCTACAAGGAAGCCGGCGTTCTCAAGTAA
- a CDS encoding sigma-54 dependent transcriptional regulator → MSAQVIVVDDEAAIREAVQQWLELSGFDVRTCASAAEALALVDRDFPGIVVSDVRMPGSDGLQLLDKLLQVDTDLPVILVTGHGDVPMAVQALRQGAYDFIEKPFTPERLLDSVRRALDKRRLVCENRQLRRQVADKGRIESQLIGISRPMENLRRQILELAGTSVNVLIRGETGSGKERVARSLHDFSPRASKSFAALNCAAIPETIFESELFGHESGAFTGAQARRIGRIEHADGGTLFLDEVESLPLAQQVKLLRVLQEKTLERLGSNKSIQVDLRVISAAKPDLLDEVKAGRFREDLVYRLNVATLHIPPLRERREDIPLLFEHFAHEAALRHGREAPPLAPSELARLLGHDWPGNVRELINAAERHALGLSSPPPAERFAGQALAQQMEAFEAQCLHNALLQCQGNITAVMEMLQLPRRTLNEKMQRHGLARGEYLPGGEE, encoded by the coding sequence ATGAGCGCTCAGGTCATAGTGGTCGACGACGAAGCGGCGATTCGCGAGGCGGTACAGCAGTGGCTGGAGCTGTCCGGTTTCGACGTACGTACCTGCGCCAGTGCGGCCGAAGCCTTGGCTCTGGTCGATCGCGACTTCCCCGGCATCGTCGTCAGCGATGTGCGCATGCCCGGCAGCGATGGCCTGCAACTGCTGGACAAGCTGCTGCAGGTGGACACCGACCTGCCGGTGATCCTGGTCACCGGCCACGGCGATGTACCCATGGCGGTACAGGCGCTGCGTCAGGGTGCCTATGACTTCATCGAGAAACCCTTCACCCCCGAGCGTCTGCTCGACAGCGTGCGCCGTGCGCTGGACAAGCGCCGGCTGGTTTGCGAGAACCGCCAACTGCGTCGGCAGGTGGCCGACAAGGGCCGTATCGAGAGCCAACTGATCGGCATTTCGCGGCCGATGGAAAACCTGCGGCGGCAGATCCTCGAACTGGCCGGCACCTCGGTCAACGTGCTGATCCGCGGCGAGACCGGCAGCGGCAAGGAGCGCGTGGCGCGCAGCCTGCACGATTTCAGCCCGCGTGCCAGCAAGTCCTTCGCCGCGCTGAACTGTGCGGCGATTCCCGAGACCATCTTCGAAAGCGAGCTGTTCGGTCACGAGAGCGGCGCCTTCACCGGCGCCCAGGCGCGGCGCATCGGCCGTATCGAGCATGCCGATGGCGGTACCCTGTTTCTCGACGAGGTGGAGAGTCTGCCGCTGGCGCAACAGGTCAAACTGCTGCGCGTGCTGCAGGAAAAGACCCTGGAACGCCTCGGCTCGAACAAGAGCATCCAGGTCGATCTGCGAGTGATCAGCGCGGCCAAGCCGGATCTGCTCGACGAGGTCAAGGCCGGGCGTTTCCGCGAGGACCTGGTGTACCGCCTGAACGTCGCCACCCTGCATATTCCGCCGCTGCGCGAGCGCCGCGAGGACATTCCGCTGCTGTTCGAACATTTCGCCCATGAGGCGGCGCTGCGTCATGGGCGCGAAGCGCCGCCACTGGCGCCGAGCGAACTTGCTCGGTTGCTCGGCCATGACTGGCCGGGCAACGTCCGTGAGCTGATCAACGCTGCCGAGCGCCATGCTCTCGGCCTGTCCAGCCCGCCGCCGGCTGAGCGCTTTGCCGGCCAGGCGCTGGCGCAGCAGATGGAAGCCTTCGAGGCGCAGTGCCTGCACAACGCCTTGCTGCAATGCCAGGGCAACATCACCGCAGTGATGGAAATGCTGCAGCTGCCGCGCCGCACCCTCAACGAGAAGATGCAGCGCCATGGCCTGGCGCGCGGTGAATACTTGCCTGGCGGCGAAGAATGA
- a CDS encoding ATP-binding protein produces the protein MPLPQQHRYRVLFTVLAILAGLLLSLWLGGRYAEQRAWDERSVEARGQLQLYAQSIRTLVERFSSVPEVLALDSDIRSLLRAPHDRQLRLALNQRLERLNAAAGSTVLYLLDAQGETLVASNWRDWSSFVGNNYAFRPYFQNALRDGGARYFAVGVTTGIPGYFLSHVVRDAKGELLGVLVVKLELEDLQREWVGQPGVLLVADSYQVVILSNKPVWRFRALQPLDEQARAELVEVRRYAEQALQPLAHQVHRHIDDDADWARVDGPDGNRDYLWQRLHMPVEGWNLHLLSEPVGLADSVRSYRLAAAGVWMTFAFLLLFLAQRRKNQRLQAGIRERLEREVALRTAELREAQDGLVHAAKMAALGQMSAALAHEINQPLTALQMQLGSLRLLLDSGRPEAVRDGLQRIDGLLQRMAALTGHLKTFARKTPAGLSERLCLGDVLEQALQLLAPRMRSEQVELRTQIDDEAEVLGDAIRIEQVILNLLHNALDAMAESETRILLVRIAREDDGCLLSVEDSGGGIAEETLGRVFEPFFTTKPVGQGLGLGLAVSYGIVRDLGGTLEAHNGELGAVFTLRLPAAP, from the coding sequence ATGCCCTTGCCGCAACAGCATCGTTACCGCGTACTGTTCACCGTTCTGGCGATTCTCGCCGGTCTGCTGCTGAGTCTCTGGCTCGGTGGACGGTATGCCGAGCAGCGCGCCTGGGACGAGCGCAGCGTCGAGGCGCGCGGGCAGTTGCAGCTCTATGCCCAGTCGATTCGCACCCTGGTTGAGCGCTTCAGCTCGGTACCTGAAGTGCTGGCGCTGGACAGCGATATCCGCAGCCTGCTGCGCGCGCCGCATGATCGTCAGCTACGCCTGGCGCTGAACCAGCGCCTGGAGCGGCTCAACGCGGCCGCCGGCTCCACCGTGCTGTACCTGCTCGATGCCCAGGGCGAAACCCTGGTGGCCAGCAACTGGCGCGACTGGAGCAGCTTTGTCGGCAACAACTACGCCTTCCGTCCCTATTTCCAGAACGCCCTGCGCGATGGCGGCGCACGCTATTTCGCGGTGGGCGTGACCACCGGTATTCCCGGCTATTTCCTCTCCCACGTGGTGCGCGATGCCAAGGGCGAGCTGCTCGGCGTGCTGGTGGTCAAGCTGGAGCTGGAAGACCTGCAGCGCGAATGGGTCGGCCAGCCCGGCGTGCTGCTGGTCGCCGACAGCTATCAGGTGGTGATTCTCAGCAACAAGCCGGTCTGGCGTTTCCGCGCCCTGCAGCCACTCGACGAACAGGCGCGCGCCGAACTGGTGGAGGTGCGCCGCTACGCCGAGCAGGCGCTGCAGCCGCTGGCGCATCAGGTGCATCGGCACATCGACGACGATGCTGACTGGGCACGCGTCGATGGCCCCGACGGTAATCGCGACTATCTCTGGCAGCGTCTGCACATGCCCGTAGAGGGCTGGAACCTGCATCTGCTCAGCGAGCCGGTCGGTCTGGCGGACAGCGTGCGCAGCTATCGCCTGGCTGCTGCCGGGGTATGGATGACCTTCGCCTTCCTGCTGTTGTTCCTCGCCCAGCGCCGCAAGAACCAGCGTTTGCAGGCCGGCATCCGCGAGCGCCTGGAGCGCGAGGTGGCGCTGCGCACCGCCGAGCTGCGCGAAGCCCAGGACGGTCTGGTGCATGCCGCCAAGATGGCCGCGCTGGGGCAGATGTCGGCGGCCCTGGCGCACGAGATCAACCAGCCGCTGACCGCTCTGCAGATGCAGCTCGGCAGCCTGCGCCTGCTGCTCGACAGTGGTCGGCCGGAAGCGGTGCGCGACGGTCTGCAGCGTATCGATGGCCTGCTGCAGCGCATGGCGGCGCTGACCGGCCACCTCAAGACCTTTGCCCGCAAGACCCCGGCCGGCCTCAGCGAGCGCCTGTGCCTCGGTGATGTGCTGGAGCAGGCCCTGCAGCTGTTGGCGCCGCGCATGCGCAGCGAGCAGGTGGAGCTGCGTACGCAGATAGACGACGAGGCCGAAGTGCTTGGCGATGCCATCCGTATCGAACAGGTGATCCTCAACCTGCTGCACAACGCCCTCGATGCCATGGCCGAGAGCGAGACGCGCATCCTCCTGGTACGCATCGCCCGTGAAGACGATGGCTGCCTGCTCAGCGTCGAGGACAGTGGCGGCGGTATTGCCGAGGAAACCCTCGGTCGGGTATTCGAACCCTTCTTCACCACCAAGCCGGTGGGGCAGGGGTTGGGGCTCGGGCTGGCGGTGTCCTACGGTATCGTGCGCGATCTTGGTGGCACGCTGGAGGCGCATAACGGTGAGCTGGGCGCGGTGTTTACCTTGAGGCTGCCGGCGGCGCCGTAA
- the cfaB gene encoding C17 cyclopropane fatty acid synthase CfaB, which yields MLAQLPTALRDLRLPLRLKLWDGKQIDLGPKPRVTLVVKDPSLVTQLAHPSLDALGAAYVEGRVDLEGPIEEAIEVGDALSTALLGDESAPAEPYAAHDKRSDAEAISYHYDLSNEFYRLWLDRDMVYSCAYFETGQEDLNQAQQAKLRHLCRKLRLQPGDRLLDVGCGWGGLARFAAREFDVEVYGITLSQAQLELGLQRVAEEGLEGRVTLELLDYRDLPQDGRFDKVVSVGMFEHVGHANLPLYCQRLFGAVKAGGLVMNHGITSRFTDGRPVGRGAGEFIDRYVFPQGELPHLVTISKAISEVGLEIVDVESLRLHYARTLQLWSQGLERQLHKAAQWVPEKSLRIWRLYLAGCAYGFQHGWMNLHQILAVKPRDDGGHDLPWTRADLYS from the coding sequence ATGCTCGCGCAATTGCCCACCGCACTTCGTGATCTACGACTGCCGCTGCGCCTGAAACTGTGGGACGGCAAGCAGATCGACCTTGGGCCCAAACCCAGGGTGACGCTGGTGGTGAAGGATCCCTCGCTGGTCACGCAATTGGCCCATCCCAGCCTGGATGCATTGGGCGCTGCCTATGTCGAGGGGCGGGTGGATCTGGAAGGCCCCATCGAAGAGGCCATCGAGGTTGGCGATGCGCTGAGTACGGCGCTGCTCGGGGATGAATCCGCACCAGCTGAGCCATACGCCGCCCACGACAAACGCAGCGACGCCGAGGCCATCAGCTATCACTACGACCTGTCCAACGAGTTCTACCGCCTGTGGCTGGACCGCGACATGGTCTACTCCTGCGCCTACTTCGAAACCGGCCAGGAAGACCTGAACCAGGCCCAGCAGGCCAAGCTGCGCCACCTGTGTCGCAAGCTGCGCCTGCAGCCGGGTGACAGGCTGCTCGACGTCGGTTGCGGCTGGGGTGGCCTGGCGCGTTTTGCCGCGCGCGAGTTCGACGTCGAGGTCTACGGCATCACCCTCAGCCAGGCGCAGCTGGAGCTGGGCCTGCAGCGCGTGGCCGAGGAAGGTCTGGAAGGGCGCGTGACCCTGGAACTGCTGGATTACCGTGACCTGCCGCAGGACGGCCGCTTCGACAAGGTGGTCAGCGTCGGCATGTTCGAGCACGTCGGCCACGCCAACCTGCCGCTGTACTGCCAGCGTCTGTTCGGCGCGGTCAAGGCCGGCGGCCTGGTGATGAACCATGGCATCACCTCGCGCTTCACCGACGGCCGTCCGGTCGGTCGTGGCGCCGGTGAGTTCATCGACCGCTACGTGTTCCCGCAAGGTGAGCTGCCGCACCTGGTAACCATCAGCAAGGCGATCAGCGAGGTCGGGCTGGAGATCGTTGATGTCGAGAGCTTGCGCCTGCACTACGCGCGCACCTTGCAGCTGTGGAGCCAGGGCCTGGAGCGGCAGCTGCACAAGGCCGCGCAGTGGGTGCCGGAAAAGTCCCTGCGTATCTGGCGCCTGTACCTGGCCGGCTGCGCGTACGGCTTCCAGCATGGCTGGATGAACCTGCATCAGATCCTGGCGGTGAAACCGCGCGATGACGGCGGTCATGATCTGCCGTGGACCCGTGCTGACCTGTATTCGTGA
- a CDS encoding iron ABC transporter permease, with product MTRFRLLLLGLAVLLALSCALSLVFGAAQVPLERVLAILARQLFGIEPAVAVSVGQDSIVWQLRAPRVLLGALVGAGLALVGTALQAVTRNPLADPHLLGVSSGAAFGAVLVVLYLGEFAGMLSLPLAAFVGAMASMLLVLAIASRGGRLHSERLLLAGVAVSFVMMAASNLLLYLGNPHAASSVLFWMLGGLGLARWELLWLPALCLLLALAVLLGLGRALNALMAGEQSAVSLGLEPRRVRLLVFVVASLLTGVLVSLSGAIGFVGLMLPHVARFLVGAEHRRVLPVAALLGALFLVWVDVAARTWLAPQDLPIGIVTAAIGGAFFVALLRRR from the coding sequence GTGACGCGTTTTCGCTTGCTGCTGCTCGGCCTGGCGGTATTGCTGGCGCTGTCCTGTGCGCTGTCGCTGGTCTTCGGTGCGGCTCAGGTGCCGCTGGAGCGCGTGCTGGCAATACTCGCTCGGCAGCTGTTCGGCATCGAGCCCGCAGTGGCGGTGAGCGTCGGCCAGGACAGCATCGTCTGGCAACTGCGCGCGCCACGGGTGCTGCTCGGCGCGCTGGTGGGCGCCGGGTTGGCGCTGGTGGGTACGGCGCTGCAGGCGGTCACGCGCAACCCGCTGGCCGACCCGCACCTGCTCGGCGTCAGCTCTGGCGCAGCCTTCGGTGCGGTGCTCGTGGTGCTTTACCTGGGCGAGTTCGCCGGGATGCTCAGCCTGCCGCTGGCGGCCTTCGTCGGCGCCATGGCGAGCATGCTGCTGGTGCTGGCCATCGCCAGCCGCGGTGGTCGGCTGCACAGCGAGCGCCTGCTGCTGGCCGGCGTGGCGGTGTCGTTCGTGATGATGGCGGCGAGCAACCTGTTGCTGTACCTGGGCAACCCGCATGCGGCCAGCTCGGTGCTGTTCTGGATGCTTGGCGGCCTCGGCCTGGCGCGCTGGGAGCTGCTCTGGCTGCCGGCGCTGTGCCTGTTGTTGGCGCTGGCCGTGCTGCTCGGCCTGGGCCGCGCGTTGAACGCGCTGATGGCCGGCGAGCAGAGCGCGGTGAGCCTGGGCCTGGAGCCACGCCGGGTGCGCCTGCTGGTATTCGTGGTGGCCTCGCTGCTCACCGGCGTGCTGGTATCGCTGTCCGGCGCCATCGGTTTCGTCGGGCTGATGCTGCCGCACGTGGCGCGCTTTCTGGTCGGCGCCGAGCATCGTCGCGTGCTGCCGGTGGCGGCGCTGCTGGGGGCGCTGTTCCTGGTCTGGGTCGATGTCGCCGCGCGCACCTGGCTGGCGCCGCAGGATCTGCCCATCGGCATCGTCACCGCCGCCATTGGCGGAGCGTTCTTCGTGGCCCTGCTCAGGCGCCGCTAG
- a CDS encoding ABC transporter substrate-binding protein, translated as MKRLRTVASVGASSAREPWGTTEASRAKLAPTLIGAILLALASPAWAVTVTSCDRQVSIEQPPQRAVSHDITLTAMLLDLGLRQRMVGYSGISGWKTVEPAMQAQLDGLPELAARYPSLENLLDADADFFFAGWNYGMRIGGEVTPTSLARFGIPVYELSESCAHVMPKRVASLDDVYTDLRNLGRIFAVEDRAETLVQGMQARVAAVSAQLGEQPTRPRVFVYDSGEDLPFSAGRLGMPQSLIAAAGGRNVMDGVAANWMQVGWEAVVEQDPELILIVDYGERTAAQKRDFLLQHPALQGVTAIRQQRFVVLSYLAVTPSLDNVAAIETLAAALHPEAFAQ; from the coding sequence ATGAAGCGTTTACGCACGGTTGCATCTGTAGGAGCGAGCTCTGCTCGCGAACCTTGGGGAACGACAGAAGCTTCGCGAGCAAAGCTCGCTCCTACTCTCATTGGCGCGATCCTGCTGGCGTTGGCCAGCCCCGCCTGGGCTGTCACCGTCACCAGTTGCGACCGCCAGGTGAGCATCGAGCAGCCGCCGCAACGGGCGGTCAGCCACGACATCACCCTGACCGCCATGCTCCTGGACCTCGGCCTGAGGCAGCGCATGGTCGGCTACAGCGGCATCAGCGGCTGGAAGACCGTCGAGCCGGCCATGCAGGCGCAGCTCGATGGGCTGCCCGAACTGGCCGCGCGCTATCCATCGCTGGAGAATCTGCTCGATGCCGACGCCGACTTCTTCTTCGCCGGCTGGAACTACGGTATGCGCATCGGCGGCGAGGTCACCCCGACCAGCCTGGCGCGCTTCGGCATCCCGGTGTACGAGCTGAGCGAGTCCTGCGCGCACGTTATGCCCAAGCGCGTCGCCAGCCTGGACGATGTCTATACCGACCTGCGCAATCTCGGCCGCATCTTCGCCGTCGAGGATCGTGCCGAGACCCTGGTGCAGGGCATGCAGGCGCGGGTAGCGGCGGTAAGTGCGCAGCTTGGTGAGCAACCGACGCGACCGCGGGTGTTCGTCTACGACAGCGGCGAGGACCTGCCCTTCAGTGCCGGCCGTTTGGGCATGCCGCAGTCGCTGATCGCCGCGGCTGGTGGGCGCAATGTGATGGATGGCGTAGCGGCCAACTGGATGCAGGTGGGCTGGGAGGCCGTGGTCGAGCAGGACCCGGAGCTGATCCTGATCGTCGATTATGGCGAACGCACGGCGGCGCAGAAGCGCGATTTTCTCCTGCAGCACCCGGCGCTGCAGGGCGTCACGGCGATTCGCCAGCAGCGCTTCGTGGTGCTCTCCTATCTCGCCGTCACACCGAGCCTGGACAACGTCGCCGCCATCGAAACCCTGGCTGCCGCGCTGCATCCCGAGGCCTTCGCGCAGTGA